The Saprospiraceae bacterium genome includes a window with the following:
- a CDS encoding site-specific integrase, with product MASVQTVFRKDKLNAKGEAPIHFRIIKNRKVSYVTSGIMMPESQWDFNKNKVKTTHKNSARLNSFISSKYTELQDQVLEFETINKGLSTKELKDKIHGKAPAEFYEVTEELLLIYLRDEKIGTHDADKAMLSKIKDFHKGKTLYFAEITPAFLSKLDTYLRVELGNKTNTIHNTLKLIRKVFNYAIRQDYIEPGINPFIKYQIKTEKTTKTYLSEDELLAIVQLPLTPETRMELHRDMFVFAANTGGLRVSDTLLLKWNNFDGSHINFNIKKTSTQSAIKLPTVALDIIEKYKKQGKSAKYIFPMLSDDLNEKDARELDNAISSASAYINKNLKFIAQKAGIEKPLSFHISRHTWATRALRKGISIDKVSKLMGHAQIRETQIYAKIVSEELDKAMDVFND from the coding sequence ATGGCATCTGTGCAAACAGTCTTTCGTAAAGACAAACTCAACGCTAAGGGCGAAGCTCCTATCCACTTTCGTATCATCAAAAATAGAAAGGTATCCTATGTTACATCTGGTATCATGATGCCTGAATCACAGTGGGATTTCAACAAGAATAAAGTCAAGACTACACACAAAAACAGCGCAAGACTTAATTCATTTATATCTTCCAAATATACCGAATTGCAGGACCAGGTGTTGGAATTTGAAACCATCAATAAAGGGTTGTCCACAAAAGAACTAAAAGACAAAATACATGGTAAAGCACCTGCGGAATTCTATGAAGTGACAGAAGAATTGTTATTGATTTATTTACGAGACGAAAAAATTGGTACCCATGATGCCGATAAAGCAATGTTGAGTAAGATCAAAGATTTTCATAAAGGTAAAACATTGTACTTTGCAGAGATCACACCTGCCTTTCTTTCTAAGCTAGACACTTATTTGAGAGTAGAACTTGGGAATAAAACCAATACGATCCACAATACCCTGAAACTGATTAGAAAGGTGTTTAATTATGCCATTAGACAAGATTATATTGAGCCGGGTATCAATCCATTCATAAAGTACCAAATCAAAACTGAAAAGACGACAAAAACATATTTGTCCGAAGATGAATTACTTGCTATTGTGCAGTTACCTTTGACACCGGAAACAAGGATGGAATTGCATAGGGATATGTTTGTTTTTGCAGCCAATACAGGGGGGTTGAGAGTTTCAGATACGCTTTTGCTCAAATGGAATAATTTTGATGGATCACACATTAATTTCAATATTAAGAAAACTAGCACACAGTCAGCGATAAAACTTCCTACGGTGGCACTTGACATCATTGAGAAATATAAGAAACAAGGTAAGAGTGCCAAATATATCTTCCCGATGTTATCTGATGATTTGAATGAGAAGGACGCTAGGGAATTGGACAATGCAATTAGTTCAGCATCTGCGTACATCAATAAGAACCTAAAGTTCATCGCTCAGAAGGCAGGTATTGAGAAACCTTTGAGTTTTCACATAAGCCGCCATACATGGGCTACACGAGCACTTAGGAAAGGTATCAGTATAGACAAGGTATCCAAGTTGATGGGACATGCACAGATCAGAGAGACACAAATCTATGCTAAGATAGTGAGTGAAGAACTCGACAAAGCAATGGATGTATTCAATGATTAA
- a CDS encoding tyrosine-type recombinase/integrase, whose protein sequence is MQNLKLTNLEVTMIADFKLTPGSEMSIHRDLFLFSYYVGGLRLSDILSLKWDNFDGTNIHYYSSKSNSPSIISLSEEALTIISKYSHYGKKDKYIFPVLAGWVNNLDNENINKVIPFVTKLINTNLNTIARIAGIEKNLSYHVSRRVLRSKAMDAFND, encoded by the coding sequence ATGCAAAACCTTAAACTAACAAATTTAGAAGTCACGATGATAGCCGATTTTAAATTAACGCCTGGATCAGAGATGTCAATACATCGAGACCTTTTTCTTTTCTCGTATTATGTAGGTGGACTCCGATTATCTGACATTTTATCTCTGAAGTGGGATAATTTTGATGGGACAAATATTCATTATTATTCAAGCAAGTCAAATAGCCCTTCAATAATTTCATTATCAGAAGAAGCATTGACCATTATAAGTAAATATAGTCACTACGGTAAGAAGGACAAATATATCTTCCCAGTTCTAGCTGGTTGGGTTAATAATCTCGACAACGAAAATATAAATAAGGTAATCCCATTTGTAACAAAATTGATCAACACAAATTTGAATACAATTGCAAGAATAGCAGGAATAGAAAAGAATCTTAGTTACCATGTAAGCCGA